The following proteins are co-located in the Streptomyces bottropensis ATCC 25435 genome:
- a CDS encoding LacI family DNA-binding transcriptional regulator has translation MTVKITDVARHAGVSPSTVSYALSGKRPISARTRARVEASIRELGYRPHAGARALASSKSNVLAMVVPLRAGIHVPVVMRFAVSAVTAARAHDHDVLLLTQEEGEEGLRRVAASALVDALIVMDVRLHDPRLPLLRSLDRPSVLVGFPADPAGLTCIDLDFRTAGELCVEHLAGLGHRVVALIGSPPEVYVRQTSFAQRVVQGFTSAATRNGMLSTVRPCEATPAAARAVAERLLRERPALTGVVIHNEAILDPLVDAFEHLGLRVPADLSVTALCPDDLAATLRVPLTSIAIPAAEVGERAVGLLMSKLAGTPVPEATLLSPRLTVRASTARRVSE, from the coding sequence GTGACGGTGAAGATCACGGACGTGGCCCGGCACGCGGGCGTCTCCCCCAGCACCGTCTCGTACGCGCTGAGCGGCAAGCGGCCGATCTCGGCGCGGACGCGGGCCCGGGTCGAGGCGTCCATCCGCGAGCTGGGCTACCGTCCGCACGCGGGCGCCCGGGCCCTGGCCAGCAGCAAGTCGAACGTGCTGGCGATGGTGGTGCCGTTACGGGCCGGGATCCATGTGCCGGTGGTCATGCGGTTCGCGGTCTCGGCCGTCACCGCGGCGCGCGCGCACGACCACGACGTGCTGCTGCTGACGCAGGAGGAGGGCGAGGAGGGTCTGCGGCGGGTCGCGGCCTCGGCCCTGGTGGACGCGCTGATCGTGATGGACGTCCGACTGCATGATCCCCGGCTGCCGCTGCTGCGTTCCCTGGACCGCCCGTCGGTGCTGGTCGGCTTCCCCGCCGATCCCGCCGGCCTGACCTGTATCGACCTGGACTTCAGGACGGCGGGCGAACTGTGCGTGGAGCACCTGGCCGGGCTGGGGCACCGCGTGGTGGCGCTGATCGGCTCCCCGCCCGAGGTCTACGTCCGTCAGACCTCCTTCGCCCAACGGGTCGTCCAGGGCTTCACCTCGGCCGCGACCCGCAACGGCATGTTGTCCACGGTCCGCCCCTGCGAGGCCACCCCGGCGGCCGCCCGGGCGGTGGCGGAGCGCCTCCTGCGCGAGCGGCCGGCGCTCACGGGTGTGGTCATCCACAACGAGGCGATCCTGGATCCCCTCGTCGACGCCTTCGAACATCTCGGGCTGCGTGTCCCGGCCGACCTCTCGGTCACCGCGCTCTGTCCGGACGACCTCGCGGCGACCCTCCGGGTCCCTCTCACCTCCATCGCCATCCCGGCGGCGGAGGTGGGCGAGCGGGCGGTCGGTCTCCTGATGAGCAAGCTGGCCGGCACCCCTGTGCCCGAGGCCACTCTCCTCTCGCCCCGCCTGACCGTCCGGGCGAGCACGGCCCGCCGGGTGTCGGAGTGA
- the smpB gene encoding SsrA-binding protein SmpB, with amino-acid sequence MYVPKESQPKQGGAVTKGRDGEKGGKKKIVAQNKKARHDYAIVDTYEAGLVLTGTEVKSLREGRTSLTDGFVQIDRGEAWLHNAHIPEYHQGSWTNHSARRKRKLLLHREEIDKLESKSQETGHTIVPLALYFKDGRAKAEIALARGKKEYDKRQTLREQQDRRESDRAIAAAKRRQRGQ; translated from the coding sequence ATGTACGTACCGAAGGAGTCCCAGCCCAAGCAGGGCGGGGCGGTCACCAAGGGCCGGGACGGCGAGAAGGGCGGCAAGAAGAAGATCGTCGCCCAGAACAAGAAGGCCCGGCACGACTACGCGATCGTCGACACCTACGAGGCCGGGCTCGTGCTCACCGGCACGGAGGTCAAGTCGCTGCGCGAGGGCCGGACCTCGCTGACCGACGGCTTCGTCCAGATCGACCGGGGGGAGGCGTGGCTGCACAACGCCCACATCCCCGAGTATCACCAGGGCAGCTGGACCAACCACTCCGCGCGCCGCAAGCGGAAGCTGCTGCTGCACCGCGAGGAGATCGACAAGCTGGAGTCCAAGTCGCAGGAGACGGGTCACACCATCGTGCCCCTCGCCCTGTACTTCAAGGACGGCCGGGCCAAGGCCGAGATCGCTCTCGCGCGAGGCAAGAAGGAGTACGACAAGCGGCAGACGCTGCGGGAGCAGCAGGACCGGCGGGAGTCGGACCGGGCCATCGCGGCGGCCAAGCGGAGGCAGCGGGGCCAGTAG
- a CDS encoding S41 family peptidase: MSGRDLFSRPSPAATLLDALRATPLNSTRRVRRGAALTLVFASVLATGAATGCFDDPRGGTAAVVKPSGSAPVGRERDVADAAAEAMAEGESPVEAAERAVSRSGDRWGAVYSEGEYEQFEEALDGEYTGVGLWARLRRDGHVEVTRVQDGSPAADAGIRAGDRLVGVDGEKVDGRPVTDVVSLLRGDAIDGGTGNTDSPESAAAGTEVSLELRRGGRSWHETLRRARLSTEDVTVSRTADGVGVITVDAFTKGSGDVVRAAVEQDSGTAGFVLDLRGNSGGLVSEAVTAASAFLDGGLVATYDVNGEQRALHAEPGGDTTRALVVLVDGGTMSAAELLTGALQDRGRAVVVGSRTFGKGSVQMPSRLPDGSVAELTVGHYRTPSGRGVDGRGITPDLDADADALQRAETVLSGLGQ; encoded by the coding sequence ATGTCAGGCCGCGACCTGTTTTCCCGCCCGTCACCCGCCGCCACCCTGCTCGACGCGCTGCGCGCGACCCCGCTGAATTCGACCCGCCGCGTCCGCCGCGGGGCCGCCCTGACCTTGGTTTTCGCGAGTGTGCTCGCCACGGGTGCCGCGACCGGCTGCTTCGACGACCCGCGCGGTGGCACCGCCGCCGTCGTGAAGCCCTCCGGCTCCGCCCCGGTCGGCCGGGAGCGGGACGTCGCGGACGCCGCCGCCGAGGCCATGGCCGAGGGCGAGTCCCCCGTGGAGGCCGCCGAGCGGGCCGTCAGCCGCAGCGGCGACCGGTGGGGCGCGGTCTACTCCGAGGGTGAGTACGAGCAGTTCGAGGAGGCCCTCGACGGCGAGTACACCGGCGTCGGCCTCTGGGCCCGGCTGCGGCGCGACGGCCATGTCGAGGTGACCCGGGTGCAGGACGGCTCCCCCGCCGCCGACGCCGGGATCCGCGCGGGCGACCGGCTCGTCGGCGTCGACGGCGAGAAGGTCGACGGGCGTCCGGTCACCGACGTCGTCTCCTTACTCCGCGGCGACGCGATCGACGGGGGGACCGGGAACACCGATTCCCCCGAGAGCGCGGCCGCCGGTACGGAGGTGTCGCTGGAGCTGCGGCGCGGCGGCCGAAGCTGGCACGAGACCCTGCGCCGGGCCCGGCTGTCCACCGAGGACGTGACCGTGAGCCGCACCGCCGACGGGGTCGGAGTCATCACGGTCGACGCGTTCACCAAGGGCTCCGGGGACGTCGTACGAGCCGCCGTGGAGCAGGACTCCGGTACGGCGGGCTTCGTCCTCGACCTCCGGGGCAACTCCGGCGGCCTGGTCTCCGAGGCCGTCACCGCCGCCTCCGCCTTCCTTGACGGCGGCCTCGTCGCCACGTACGACGTCAACGGCGAGCAGCGGGCCCTGCACGCGGAACCCGGCGGCGACACCACCAGGGCCCTGGTGGTGCTGGTGGACGGCGGCACGATGAGCGCGGCCGAGCTGCTCACCGGAGCGCTGCAGGACCGGGGCCGCGCGGTGGTCGTCGGCTCCCGCACCTTCGGCAAGGGCTCGGTGCAGATGCCGAGCCGCCTGCCCGACGGCTCCGTCGCCGAGCTGACCGTCGGCCACTACCGCACCCCCTCCGGCCGGGGCGTCGACGGCCGTGGCATCACCCCCGACCTCGACGCGGACGCGGACGCCCTCCAGCGGGCCGAGACGGTGCTGAGCGGCCTCGGGCAGTGA
- the ftsX gene encoding permease-like cell division protein FtsX, producing MRAQFVLSEIGVGLRRNLTMTFAVVVSVALSLALFGGSLLMSDQVGQMKGYWYDKVNVSVFLCNKSDAESDPNCAKGAVTTQQKKQIKSDLDKMGVVENVEHESQDEAYKHYKEQFGDSPLASSLTPDQMQESYRIKLKDPEKYQVIASAFNGRDGVQSVQDQKGILDNLFRLLGYLNWAARGVMAVMLIVALLLIVNTVRVSAFSRRRETGIMRLVGASGFYIQAPFIMEAAVAGVIGGTIACAFLLLGQYFVIDNGVSLSQNLPLINFVGWDAVLTKLPLILAASFLMPALAAFFALRKYLKV from the coding sequence ATGCGCGCCCAGTTCGTCCTGTCGGAGATCGGTGTCGGTCTCCGCCGCAACCTCACGATGACCTTCGCGGTCGTCGTCTCCGTCGCCCTCTCCCTCGCCCTGTTCGGCGGCTCGCTGTTGATGAGCGACCAGGTCGGCCAGATGAAGGGCTACTGGTACGACAAGGTCAACGTCTCCGTCTTCCTCTGCAACAAGAGCGACGCGGAGTCCGACCCCAACTGCGCCAAGGGCGCCGTCACGACGCAGCAGAAGAAGCAGATCAAGTCCGATCTGGACAAGATGGGGGTCGTCGAGAACGTCGAGCACGAGTCCCAGGACGAGGCGTACAAGCACTACAAGGAGCAGTTCGGCGACTCCCCGCTGGCCAGCAGCCTCACCCCGGACCAGATGCAGGAGTCGTACCGCATCAAGCTGAAGGACCCGGAGAAGTACCAGGTCATCGCGAGCGCCTTCAACGGCCGTGACGGTGTGCAGTCGGTGCAGGACCAGAAGGGCATCCTGGACAACCTCTTCCGGCTGCTCGGCTATCTGAACTGGGCGGCGCGCGGTGTCATGGCCGTCATGCTGATCGTGGCGCTGCTGCTGATCGTCAACACGGTGCGCGTCTCGGCGTTCAGCCGCCGGCGTGAGACGGGGATCATGCGGCTGGTCGGCGCCTCCGGCTTCTACATCCAGGCGCCGTTCATCATGGAGGCCGCCGTCGCCGGGGTCATCGGCGGCACGATCGCCTGCGCCTTCCTGCTCCTCGGGCAGTACTTCGTGATCGACAACGGGGTGTCACTCTCCCAGAACCTGCCGCTGATCAATTTCGTCGGCTGGGACGCGGTCCTGACCAAGCTGCCCCTCATCCTCGCGGCGAGCTTCCTGATGCCCGCGTTGGCCGCCTTCTTCGCGTTGCGCAAGTACCTGAAGGTGTGA
- the ftsE gene encoding cell division ATP-binding protein FtsE — MIRFDNVSKVYPKQTRPALRDVSLEVEKGEFVFLVGSSGSGKSTFLRLILREERCSQGQVHVLGKDLARLSNWKVPQMRRQLGTVFQDFRLLPNKTVGENVAFAQEVIGKSRGEIRKSVPQVLELVGLGGKEERRPGELSGGEQQRVAIARAFVNRPKLLIADEPTGNLDPQTSVGIMKLLDRINRTGTTVVMATHDQNIVDQMRKRVIELEKGRLVRDQARGVYGYQH, encoded by the coding sequence GTGATCCGATTCGACAACGTGTCCAAGGTCTACCCCAAGCAGACCCGCCCCGCACTCAGGGATGTCTCCCTGGAGGTCGAGAAGGGCGAGTTCGTGTTCCTCGTGGGGTCGTCCGGCTCCGGCAAGTCCACGTTCCTGCGGCTGATCCTCCGGGAGGAGCGGTGCAGCCAGGGACAGGTGCACGTCCTGGGCAAGGACCTCGCGCGCCTGTCCAACTGGAAGGTGCCGCAGATGCGCCGCCAGCTCGGCACGGTGTTCCAGGACTTCCGGCTGCTGCCGAACAAGACGGTCGGCGAGAACGTCGCCTTCGCGCAGGAGGTCATCGGCAAGTCGCGCGGCGAGATCCGCAAGTCCGTGCCGCAGGTGCTGGAACTGGTCGGCCTCGGCGGCAAGGAGGAGCGCAGGCCCGGCGAGCTGTCCGGTGGTGAGCAGCAGCGCGTGGCCATCGCGCGGGCCTTCGTGAACCGCCCCAAGCTCCTCATCGCGGACGAGCCCACCGGCAACCTCGACCCCCAGACCTCCGTCGGCATCATGAAGCTGCTCGACCGGATCAACCGGACGGGCACCACCGTGGTGATGGCGACCCACGACCAGAACATCGTGGACCAGATGCGCAAGCGCGTCATCGAGCTGGAGAAGGGCCGCCTCGTCCGCGACCAGGCACGCGGCGTCTACGGCTACCAGCACTGA
- the prfB gene encoding peptide chain release factor 2 has protein sequence MAVVDVSEELKSLSSTMESIEAVLDLDKLRADVAVLEEQAAAPSLWDNPDEAQKITSKLSHLQAEVRKAEALRGRIDDLGVLFEMAEEEDDPDTRAEAESELTSVKKALDEMEVRTLLSGEYDSREALVNIRAEAGGVDAADFAEKLQRMYLRWAEQKGYKTEIYETSYAEEAGIKSTTFAVQVPYAYGTLSVEQGTHRLVRISPFDNQGRRQTSFAGVEVLPVVEQTDHIEIDESELRVDVYRSSGPGGQGVNTTDSAVRLTHLPTGIVVSCQNERSQIQNKASAMNVLQAKLLDRRRQEEQARMDALKGDGGNSWGNQMRSYVLHPYQMVKDLRTEHEVGNPEAVFNGEIEGFLEAGIRWRKQQEK, from the coding sequence GTGGCAGTCGTCGATGTATCCGAAGAGCTGAAGTCCCTCTCCTCGACCATGGAGTCGATCGAGGCCGTTTTGGACCTCGACAAGCTGAGGGCAGACGTCGCCGTGCTCGAGGAGCAGGCGGCCGCGCCGTCCCTGTGGGACAACCCGGACGAGGCGCAGAAGATCACCAGCAAGCTCTCCCACCTCCAGGCCGAGGTCAGGAAGGCGGAGGCGCTGCGCGGGCGCATCGACGACCTCGGTGTCCTCTTCGAGATGGCCGAGGAGGAGGACGACCCGGACACCCGCGCCGAGGCGGAGTCTGAGCTGACCTCCGTCAAGAAGGCGCTGGACGAGATGGAGGTCCGTACCCTCCTGTCCGGCGAGTACGACTCCCGCGAGGCGCTCGTCAACATCCGCGCCGAGGCCGGTGGCGTGGACGCCGCCGACTTCGCCGAGAAGCTGCAGCGGATGTACCTGCGCTGGGCGGAGCAGAAGGGCTACAAGACCGAGATCTACGAGACCTCGTACGCGGAGGAGGCCGGCATCAAGTCGACCACCTTCGCCGTGCAGGTGCCGTACGCCTACGGCACGCTCTCCGTGGAGCAGGGCACGCACCGGCTCGTGCGTATCTCGCCCTTCGACAACCAGGGGCGGCGCCAGACCTCCTTCGCCGGTGTCGAGGTGCTGCCCGTGGTCGAGCAGACGGACCACATCGAGATCGACGAGTCCGAGCTGCGTGTGGACGTCTACCGCTCGTCCGGACCCGGCGGCCAGGGCGTCAACACCACCGACTCCGCGGTGCGGCTGACCCACCTGCCCACCGGCATCGTGGTCTCCTGCCAGAACGAGCGTTCGCAGATCCAGAACAAGGCGTCCGCGATGAACGTGCTCCAGGCCAAGCTCCTCGACCGGCGCCGGCAGGAGGAGCAGGCCAGGATGGACGCGCTCAAGGGCGACGGCGGCAACTCCTGGGGCAACCAGATGCGTTCGTACGTCCTGCACCCGTACCAGATGGTCAAGGACCTCCGCACGGAGCACGAAGTCGGCAACCCGGAGGCCGTGTTCAACGGCGAGATCGAAGGCTTCCTGGAGGCCGGAATTCGCTGGCGCAAGCAGCAGGAGAAGTAG
- a CDS encoding serine/threonine-protein kinase, whose amino-acid sequence MGRKIGSRYTANQILGRGSAGTVWLGEGPDGPVAVKLLREDLSSDQELVSRFVQERTALLGLDHPNVVSVRDLVVDGNDLALVMDLVRGTDLRTRLDRERRMAPEAAVAIVADIADALAAAHAAGVVHRDVKPENVLLDMQGPLGPGGAHPALLTDFGVAKLIDSPRRTRATKIIGTPDYLAPEIVEGLPPRAAVDIYALATVLYELLAGFTPFGGGHPGAVLRRHVTETVVPLPGIPEELWQLLVQCLAKAPASRLRASELGARLREQLPLLAGMPPLDVDEPGTESGDGYEEAPAEAEAPRERVRRGAVPLVPGAKPDSNRDTHTSMRVPGPDELAGGARGTARVPRAAGAPRPGSARNRGSMVRRRRITLGAAAVALIAAVGVGAWAATSGDEGTGPPSDTKNSAPGNP is encoded by the coding sequence TTGGGACGGAAGATCGGAAGCCGGTACACCGCGAACCAGATTCTGGGGCGGGGCAGCGCCGGCACGGTGTGGCTGGGTGAGGGCCCGGACGGCCCCGTCGCCGTCAAGCTGCTGCGCGAGGACCTCTCGTCCGACCAGGAACTCGTCAGCCGCTTCGTCCAGGAGCGCACCGCGCTGCTGGGCCTCGACCACCCGAACGTGGTCTCCGTACGCGACCTCGTCGTCGACGGCAACGACCTCGCCCTCGTCATGGACCTCGTCCGGGGCACCGACCTGCGCACCCGCCTGGACCGGGAGCGGCGCATGGCCCCCGAGGCGGCGGTCGCCATAGTGGCCGACATCGCGGACGCCCTCGCGGCGGCGCACGCGGCCGGAGTCGTCCACCGGGACGTGAAGCCGGAGAACGTGCTGCTGGACATGCAGGGCCCGCTCGGCCCGGGCGGCGCGCACCCGGCCCTCCTGACCGACTTCGGCGTCGCCAAGCTGATCGACTCCCCCCGCCGGACCCGCGCCACCAAGATCATCGGTACGCCCGACTACCTCGCCCCCGAGATCGTGGAGGGCCTGCCGCCCCGCGCGGCGGTGGACATCTACGCCCTCGCGACCGTGCTGTACGAGCTGCTGGCGGGCTTCACGCCGTTCGGCGGCGGGCACCCCGGCGCGGTGCTGCGCCGCCATGTCACCGAGACGGTCGTCCCGCTGCCCGGTATCCCCGAGGAGCTGTGGCAGCTGCTCGTGCAGTGCCTCGCCAAGGCGCCTGCCTCGCGGCTGCGCGCGTCCGAGCTGGGCGCGCGACTGCGGGAGCAGCTGCCGCTGCTGGCGGGGATGCCGCCGCTGGACGTCGACGAGCCCGGGACGGAGTCCGGCGACGGGTACGAGGAGGCGCCCGCCGAGGCCGAGGCGCCCCGCGAGCGGGTACGGCGGGGGGCGGTGCCACTGGTGCCGGGGGCCAAGCCCGACTCGAACCGCGACACCCACACCTCGATGCGGGTACCGGGGCCGGACGAACTGGCCGGCGGTGCGCGGGGGACCGCGCGGGTGCCTCGCGCGGCGGGGGCGCCTCGGCCGGGGTCCGCACGGAACCGGGGGAGTATGGTGCGGCGGCGTCGGATCACGCTGGGCGCGGCGGCGGTGGCACTGATCGCGGCGGTCGGGGTGGGGGCATGGGCGGCGACCTCCGGGGACGAGGGCACCGGCCCGCCGTCCGACACGAAGAACTCGGCCCCGGGCAACCCCTGA
- a CDS encoding serine/threonine-protein kinase — MRPVGSKYLLEEPIGRGATGTVWRARQRETAGAEAAVPGHPGETVAIKVLKEELASDADIVMRFLRERSVLLRLTHPNVVRVRDLVVEGDLLALVMDLIEGPDLHRYLRENGPFSPVGASLLTAQIADALAASHADGVVHRDLKPANVLLRQGGGEMHPMLTDFGIARLADSPGLTRTSEFVGTPAYVAPESAEGRPQTSAVDIYGAGILMYELVTGRPPFNGQSALEVLHQHLSAEPRRPSTVPDPLWTVIERCLRKNPDERPSAVNLARALRIVAEGVGVHANSMQIAAADGVGHILAPDPAPAQVPGAAPDPFGSADATQVLPHGAGAYDPNAATSVLPHTSGPAGSGDPTTVLPHTGGADPTSVMPPVPSHDPGGRPPEEPHPWQNQLRAARDRNEQTQIQQYLDPGEDPLRRRPQRQANRQQPQQQPQRPPQQPPRRQQRGAQGGPGAGYGHPQQQQPYAPAPPPPPQPQRRQPERYAPAPQPQQPAPRPQREPRPPREPRQRSANPMRIPGLGCLKGCLFMIVLFLVGGWLIWEFTPLQEWIGTGKSWWGLLTDWAGDAGKWIRDLVDSKDAGSGGSGSGQ; from the coding sequence GTGCGGCCGGTAGGGAGCAAGTACCTCCTTGAGGAGCCGATTGGACGCGGCGCCACAGGCACTGTCTGGCGCGCCCGCCAGCGGGAGACCGCGGGGGCCGAGGCGGCGGTGCCCGGACACCCCGGCGAGACCGTGGCGATCAAGGTCCTCAAGGAGGAGCTCGCGAGCGACGCGGACATCGTGATGCGGTTCCTGCGGGAGCGCTCCGTGCTCCTCCGCCTCACCCACCCGAACGTCGTACGGGTACGGGACCTCGTCGTCGAGGGCGATCTGCTGGCGCTGGTCATGGACCTGATCGAGGGCCCGGACCTGCACCGGTACCTCCGGGAGAACGGTCCGTTCTCACCCGTCGGCGCGTCCCTGCTCACCGCCCAGATCGCCGACGCGCTCGCCGCCAGCCACGCCGACGGCGTCGTCCACCGCGATCTGAAGCCCGCCAACGTGCTGCTCAGGCAGGGCGGCGGCGAGATGCACCCCATGCTGACCGACTTCGGCATCGCCCGCCTCGCCGACTCCCCGGGCCTGACCCGGACCAGCGAGTTCGTCGGCACGCCCGCGTACGTGGCCCCCGAGTCCGCCGAGGGCCGGCCGCAGACCTCCGCCGTCGACATCTACGGCGCCGGCATCCTGATGTACGAACTGGTCACCGGGCGCCCCCCGTTCAACGGCCAGTCCGCGCTCGAAGTGCTGCACCAGCACCTCAGCGCCGAGCCGCGCCGCCCGTCCACCGTCCCCGACCCGCTGTGGACGGTCATCGAGCGCTGTCTGCGCAAGAACCCGGACGAGCGGCCCAGCGCCGTCAACCTCGCCCGCGCGCTGCGCATCGTCGCCGAGGGCGTCGGCGTACACGCGAACTCCATGCAGATCGCCGCCGCCGACGGGGTGGGCCACATCCTCGCCCCCGACCCGGCGCCGGCGCAGGTGCCGGGCGCCGCCCCGGACCCGTTCGGCTCGGCCGACGCGACGCAGGTGCTGCCGCACGGCGCCGGCGCGTACGACCCGAACGCCGCGACCAGCGTGCTCCCGCACACCTCCGGCCCGGCCGGCTCGGGGGACCCCACCACCGTGCTCCCGCACACCGGCGGCGCCGACCCGACGTCCGTCATGCCGCCGGTGCCGTCGCACGATCCCGGCGGCCGGCCGCCGGAGGAGCCGCACCCCTGGCAGAACCAGCTGCGCGCGGCCCGCGACCGCAACGAGCAGACCCAGATCCAGCAGTACCTCGACCCCGGTGAGGACCCGCTGCGGCGCCGCCCCCAGCGGCAGGCCAACCGCCAGCAGCCCCAGCAGCAGCCCCAACGCCCTCCGCAGCAGCCGCCGCGCCGGCAGCAGCGCGGGGCCCAGGGCGGGCCGGGCGCCGGGTACGGGCACCCGCAGCAGCAACAGCCGTACGCCCCCGCGCCCCCGCCTCCGCCGCAGCCTCAGCGCCGGCAGCCTGAGCGGTACGCTCCCGCGCCGCAGCCCCAGCAGCCGGCGCCCCGGCCCCAGCGTGAGCCCCGGCCGCCGCGCGAGCCGCGTCAGCGCAGCGCCAACCCGATGCGGATCCCGGGGCTCGGGTGCCTCAAGGGCTGCCTCTTCATGATCGTCCTGTTCCTCGTCGGAGGCTGGCTGATCTGGGAGTTCACGCCTCTGCAGGAGTGGATCGGCACCGGCAAGAGCTGGTGGGGCCTGCTCACGGACTGGGCGGGCGACGCGGGCAAGTGGATCCGCGACCTGGTCGACTCCAAGGACGCGGGCTCCGGGGGCTCCGGCTCCGGCCAGTAG